A single window of Rickettsiella endosymbiont of Dermanyssus gallinae DNA harbors:
- the mltG gene encoding endolytic transglycosylase MltG, giving the protein MSKKLTPIALILLVVSIFLTYFAIQYHRFLITPLSKTEVIHYVFKPGSSMHRLVDDLQAQGFIQHPRFFYFLAYSKGATNKLKTGEYLFDPGTTPYQLVDQMMSGRVILHRFTIVEGWTFQQFLTALQALPYVKHTLNKTSPEQVLANLGLPPENPEGLFFPATYYFSLGAKDTDLLKWSYQLLEKKLNQEWLKRSSDLPYKTSYEALIAASLVEKETAIPKERPMISGVIARRLQKGIPLQIDASIIYGLGVHYTGKITVDDLRKDTPYNTYTRRGLPPTPIAIPSLSSIEATLHPDNSQNLYFVAKGDGSHQFSSNLAEHNRAVQIYQLDMRYPIIRKKTKGCQSLWYLSKRMKSLFCQLNEVHSH; this is encoded by the coding sequence ATGTCTAAAAAACTGACGCCAATCGCTCTCATTCTTCTGGTTGTATCGATTTTTTTAACGTATTTTGCAATACAATACCATCGGTTTTTGATAACACCCTTATCAAAAACCGAAGTCATTCATTATGTATTTAAACCCGGATCATCGATGCATCGTTTAGTCGATGATTTACAAGCACAAGGGTTTATTCAACATCCGCGTTTTTTTTATTTTTTAGCTTATTCAAAAGGCGCAACGAATAAACTAAAAACAGGTGAATATTTATTTGATCCCGGCACAACACCTTATCAGCTGGTGGATCAAATGATGTCAGGCCGTGTTATTTTACATCGGTTTACTATTGTAGAAGGTTGGACTTTTCAACAGTTTCTAACCGCCTTACAAGCATTGCCTTATGTAAAACATACCCTCAATAAAACTTCACCTGAACAAGTATTGGCAAACCTTGGCTTACCGCCTGAAAATCCAGAAGGTTTGTTTTTTCCTGCCACGTATTATTTTAGTTTAGGTGCAAAAGATACGGATTTATTAAAATGGTCTTACCAGCTTTTAGAAAAAAAGCTAAACCAAGAATGGCTTAAGCGATCCAGCGATTTACCGTATAAAACGTCTTATGAAGCGCTAATTGCCGCTTCATTAGTTGAAAAAGAAACCGCTATTCCTAAAGAACGGCCGATGATTTCAGGTGTGATTGCGCGTCGCCTACAAAAGGGAATTCCTTTACAAATTGACGCGAGTATTATTTACGGTTTAGGCGTGCACTATACGGGAAAAATAACGGTTGATGATTTGCGAAAAGATACACCTTATAATACCTATACTCGCAGAGGCTTACCGCCTACACCGATTGCAATACCGAGTTTAAGTTCCATTGAGGCCACGCTACATCCTGATAATAGTCAAAATCTTTATTTTGTTGCCAAAGGTGATGGTAGTCACCAATTTTCGAGTAACTTAGCTGAACACAACCGAGCGGTACAAATTTATCAATTAGATATGCGTTATCCGATTATTCGCAAAAAAACGAAAGGTTGCCAATCACTTTGGTATTTAAGCAAGCGAATGAAATCACTTTTTTGTCAGTTAAATGAGGTACATTCCCATTAA
- the fabF gene encoding beta-ketoacyl-ACP synthase II, which yields MKKKRRIVITGIGMVTPLGLSTKETWEAILAGKSGIAPIDFSAPDSLFKSFEPDKFPCQFSASVKGFEGSNYIDKRDLKKMDLFIQYGLAAAVEAITDSKLEITEKNADRIGVAVGSGIGGLPFIEENHSKLEKGGPRKISPFFIPGAISNMVAGQISIRYGMKGPNIAVVTACTTGTHNIGLGARTILYGDADVMIVGGSEMATTPLGLGGFSACRALSTHNQDPQAASRPWDKARDGFVLGDGAGILVLEEYERAKQRNAPIYAELVGFGMSSDAYHMTSPAPDGQGAMAAMLNTLHDANIDKTKVGYINAHATSTPLGDELELRAIRRVFGEHTKNLAISSTKSMTGHLLGAAGAVEAIFTILALRDQKAPPTINLDNPGNPPNAENPNSNDDDYNGLNFVPNKYQELKMEYALSNSFGFGGTNASLLFARL from the coding sequence GTGAAAAAAAAACGACGTATAGTAATAACCGGCATTGGTATGGTGACCCCGTTGGGTCTTTCGACTAAAGAAACCTGGGAAGCTATTCTTGCTGGCAAAAGTGGAATAGCGCCTATTGATTTCTCAGCGCCGGATTCACTCTTTAAATCGTTTGAGCCGGATAAATTCCCCTGTCAGTTTTCTGCAAGCGTGAAAGGTTTTGAGGGATCAAACTATATCGATAAACGCGATTTAAAAAAAATGGACTTGTTTATCCAATATGGCTTAGCCGCTGCGGTTGAAGCCATTACGGATTCAAAACTCGAAATCACTGAAAAAAACGCAGATAGAATTGGTGTGGCGGTTGGATCGGGTATTGGTGGGTTACCTTTTATTGAGGAAAACCATAGCAAACTCGAAAAAGGCGGTCCCCGAAAAATATCACCTTTTTTTATACCCGGTGCAATCAGCAATATGGTGGCTGGCCAAATCTCTATTCGTTATGGCATGAAAGGGCCTAACATTGCGGTTGTCACCGCCTGCACCACAGGTACACATAATATCGGTTTGGGCGCACGTACCATCCTCTATGGTGATGCGGATGTCATGATAGTTGGCGGATCTGAAATGGCGACGACGCCTTTAGGTTTAGGTGGATTTTCGGCATGCCGTGCCTTATCGACACATAATCAAGATCCACAAGCGGCGAGTCGGCCTTGGGACAAAGCCAGAGATGGGTTTGTATTAGGTGATGGTGCCGGTATTTTAGTGTTAGAAGAATACGAACGGGCTAAACAACGTAATGCCCCCATTTATGCTGAATTAGTTGGGTTTGGTATGAGCTCCGATGCGTACCACATGACAAGTCCTGCACCGGATGGGCAAGGCGCTATGGCAGCTATGTTAAATACGCTACACGATGCCAATATCGATAAAACAAAAGTGGGTTATATCAATGCGCATGCGACTTCTACACCCTTAGGTGATGAACTAGAATTACGTGCTATCCGTCGTGTATTTGGTGAACATACAAAAAATTTAGCGATTAGCTCTACAAAATCCATGACTGGCCATTTGTTAGGTGCAGCGGGCGCGGTTGAAGCTATTTTTACTATTTTAGCGTTGCGCGATCAAAAAGCACCGCCTACGATTAACTTGGATAATCCAGGTAATCCGCCTAATGCAGAAAATCCCAATAGCAACGATGATGACTACAACGGTCTAAATTTTGTTCCGAATAAATACCAAGAATTAAAAATGGAATATGCCTTATCCAATTCATTTGGATTTGGTGGAACCAATGCCTCATTGCTTTTTGCACGCTTATAG
- the acpP gene encoding acyl carrier protein: MSTIEERVKKVVIEQLDIPEADATMEASFVDDLGADSLDTVELVMALEEEFDTEIPDEDAEKIRTIQQAVDYVKAHEKSA, translated from the coding sequence GTGAGTACAATTGAAGAACGTGTGAAAAAGGTCGTCATTGAACAACTAGACATCCCAGAAGCAGATGCCACCATGGAAGCTTCCTTTGTTGATGATTTAGGCGCCGATTCTTTAGATACCGTTGAGCTCGTGATGGCATTAGAAGAAGAATTTGATACTGAAATCCCCGATGAAGATGCCGAAAAAATCCGCACCATTCAACAAGCGGTTGATTATGTAAAAGCACATGAGAAATCGGCATAA
- the fabG gene encoding 3-oxoacyl-ACP reductase FabG, which produces MLLLENKVALVTGASRGIGAAIALEFAKQGAKVAGTATTAEGAENISKQFKELGLNGQGFVLNITDPSSIENLFNELKTFGAVEIVVNNAGITRDNLLLRMKDDEWNAVIETNLNAVFHLTQQCLKSMLKARYGRIITISSIVGTTGNPGQANYAAAKAGIIGFTKALAQEVATRNITANVVSPGFIETDMTVKLNEEQKKLLLQKIPANRLGKPNDIAQACVFLASPWADYITGQTLHVNGGMAMV; this is translated from the coding sequence ATGTTATTACTAGAAAATAAGGTTGCATTAGTTACCGGCGCTAGCCGGGGTATTGGTGCCGCCATTGCCTTAGAATTTGCAAAACAAGGTGCCAAAGTAGCAGGGACGGCAACAACTGCAGAAGGCGCAGAAAATATTTCTAAGCAATTCAAAGAATTAGGTTTAAATGGCCAAGGTTTTGTATTAAACATTACCGATCCAAGCTCAATAGAAAATTTATTTAACGAGCTAAAAACGTTTGGGGCCGTTGAAATTGTGGTTAACAATGCGGGCATTACGCGTGATAATCTTTTATTACGCATGAAAGATGATGAGTGGAATGCGGTGATAGAAACAAATTTAAATGCGGTTTTTCATTTAACACAACAATGTTTGAAATCCATGCTCAAAGCGCGCTATGGCCGTATTATTACTATCTCATCGATCGTAGGTACCACGGGGAATCCCGGCCAAGCTAACTACGCCGCCGCTAAAGCAGGCATCATTGGTTTTACTAAAGCCTTAGCCCAAGAAGTCGCTACGCGAAACATCACCGCTAACGTGGTGTCACCCGGCTTCATAGAAACCGATATGACAGTCAAGCTCAATGAGGAGCAAAAAAAACTCTTATTGCAAAAAATTCCAGCGAATCGTTTAGGTAAACCAAATGATATTGCACAAGCCTGTGTCTTTTTAGCATCCCCTTGGGCAGATTATATTACCGGCCAAACACTGCATGTGAATGGCGGAATGGCTATGGTTTGA
- the fabD gene encoding ACP S-malonyltransferase → MPKKIAFIFPGQGSQAVGMLSELAAHYPLIEETFVEASQSLAFDLWQLSQQGPAEQLNQTQNTQPALLAASVALWRLWQKEGGKLPLLMAGHSLGEYSALVCSGALEFSAAIRLVAERGRLMQEAVPSGVGAMAAIVGLEDSALQELCTSLAQGQVLSPANYNSIGQTVVAGNSEAVDRLVEKAKQAGAKLAKRIPVSVPSHCALMKPAAERLADYLNTVSFLPPRFPIINNVDVKIEETPEAIKDALVRQLSSPVRWVEIIQYLEKRGIEQLIECGSGKVLAGLNKRITDIPTLSIQNPETFKSALVA, encoded by the coding sequence ATGCCTAAAAAAATTGCTTTTATTTTCCCTGGTCAAGGCTCACAAGCCGTTGGCATGTTATCTGAACTTGCTGCGCATTATCCCTTGATCGAAGAAACCTTTGTTGAGGCTTCGCAATCATTAGCGTTTGATCTTTGGCAACTCAGTCAACAAGGTCCGGCCGAACAACTGAACCAAACTCAAAACACACAGCCTGCTTTGTTGGCTGCCAGCGTTGCACTTTGGCGACTTTGGCAAAAAGAGGGCGGCAAACTTCCGCTATTAATGGCCGGCCATAGCCTGGGTGAATATTCTGCCTTGGTGTGTTCAGGCGCACTCGAATTTTCTGCCGCGATACGATTGGTGGCTGAACGAGGACGATTAATGCAAGAAGCCGTTCCTAGCGGCGTGGGCGCCATGGCGGCAATCGTTGGTTTAGAAGATAGCGCACTGCAAGAACTGTGTACCTCGTTAGCGCAAGGCCAAGTATTATCGCCGGCAAATTACAATTCCATTGGGCAAACCGTTGTGGCAGGAAACAGCGAAGCGGTTGATAGATTAGTGGAAAAAGCGAAACAAGCAGGCGCTAAATTAGCCAAACGTATCCCAGTCAGTGTTCCTTCGCATTGTGCGTTAATGAAACCCGCGGCAGAACGTCTCGCTGACTACTTAAATACCGTTTCTTTTTTACCGCCGCGATTTCCTATCATTAATAATGTGGATGTCAAAATAGAGGAAACGCCCGAAGCGATTAAAGATGCGTTAGTAAGACAGTTATCTAGCCCCGTACGTTGGGTGGAAATTATACAATACTTAGAAAAACGAGGTATTGAACAACTTATAGAATGTGGATCAGGTAAAGTATTGGCCGGTTTAAATAAACGTATTACGGATATCCCTACCTTATCAATACAAAACCCTGAAACATTTAAAAGTGCTTTAGTCGCGTAA
- a CDS encoding beta-ketoacyl-ACP synthase III, which yields MKYSRIAGTGAYLPKNSVSNADLIKRGIDTTDEWIVSRTGIRARHLADASDTTSTMAAAAAKKALEAAGCAAKDIQLIIVATSTPDKYFPSTACLVQSALAVDGCPAFDVVAACAGFNYALSVADQFIRNGQINSALVIGSETMSSIINWEDRSTCILFGDGAGAVVLQASDTPGIISTHLHAAGSYKDLLFLGTGLREEKAHLVMQGNKVFKIAVSKLSEILDETLQANNIQASTIDWLIPHQANLRIITAMADKLKLSMDKVVITVDQHGNTSAASVPLALDTAIRDGRIQRGQLLLMESFGAGLAWGSALVRY from the coding sequence ATGAAATATTCTAGAATTGCTGGTACAGGCGCGTATTTGCCTAAAAATAGCGTAAGCAATGCTGACCTCATTAAACGGGGTATTGATACCACCGATGAATGGATAGTCTCACGCACAGGAATCCGCGCACGTCATTTAGCCGATGCTTCGGATACCACCTCAACCATGGCAGCAGCCGCTGCAAAAAAAGCTTTAGAGGCCGCGGGTTGTGCGGCAAAGGATATACAATTAATTATTGTTGCGACCAGTACCCCTGATAAATATTTCCCCAGTACGGCTTGTTTAGTACAATCTGCTTTAGCCGTTGATGGTTGTCCTGCATTTGATGTCGTTGCGGCATGTGCTGGTTTTAATTATGCTTTAAGTGTTGCGGATCAGTTCATTCGTAACGGTCAAATCAATTCAGCTTTGGTGATTGGCAGCGAGACCATGTCGAGCATCATTAACTGGGAAGATCGCTCAACATGTATCTTATTTGGTGATGGCGCGGGTGCCGTTGTTTTGCAAGCCAGCGATACGCCCGGTATTATTTCTACGCATCTTCATGCTGCAGGTTCCTATAAAGATCTACTTTTTTTAGGTACCGGATTACGTGAAGAAAAAGCCCACTTGGTTATGCAAGGAAACAAGGTATTTAAAATTGCCGTCAGTAAATTAAGTGAAATTTTAGATGAAACCTTGCAAGCAAACAATATTCAAGCATCAACGATTGATTGGCTAATACCCCATCAAGCTAATTTACGTATTATCACGGCGATGGCTGATAAACTTAAGCTGTCTATGGATAAAGTCGTTATTACGGTGGATCAACATGGAAATACTTCGGCAGCGTCTGTACCCTTAGCGTTAGATACCGCTATACGTGATGGTCGAATACAGCGTGGACAGTTATTACTGATGGAAAGCTTTGGAGCAGGGTTAGCGTGGGGCTCTGCCTTAGTCAGATATTAA
- the plsX gene encoding phosphate acyltransferase PlsX — protein MTLYTIAIDAMGGDHGPSVTVPAALMSLEDDANLSIILVGDPAVLNRQLRLSKVAIPERLKIHPASQTVAMDEPPALALRGKKDSSMRVAIDLVKDGQAQACVSAGNTGALMATARFVLKTLPGIDRPAISAMLPTMKENTKVRVLDLGANVDSQPESLFQFAVMGSVLSSEVDNIDRPRVALLNIGSEEIKGNEQVKKAAEILKASSLNYIGYVEGDAIYQDVADVIVCDGFVGNVALKVTEGVAKLVGHYTKLAFNRNWFSKLSGLAALHVLKGLRKRMDPAHYNGASLVGLKSTVVKSHGSANDLAFKNAINEAVLEVKKNIPERIQEQVIGLLKESDSSL, from the coding sequence ATGACCCTCTACACAATCGCAATTGATGCCATGGGAGGCGATCATGGGCCTTCTGTGACCGTGCCTGCGGCACTCATGTCCCTTGAAGATGATGCCAACCTAAGCATCATCCTTGTCGGCGATCCGGCTGTTTTAAACCGGCAACTTCGCCTTAGTAAAGTAGCTATTCCTGAGCGTCTAAAAATACATCCTGCTTCGCAAACCGTCGCCATGGACGAGCCACCGGCTTTAGCGTTGCGCGGTAAAAAAGACTCATCGATGCGCGTCGCGATTGATTTGGTTAAGGATGGCCAGGCGCAGGCCTGTGTCAGTGCCGGAAATACCGGTGCGCTCATGGCAACGGCCCGTTTTGTACTAAAAACCTTACCCGGGATTGATAGACCCGCTATCTCTGCCATGCTCCCCACCATGAAAGAAAACACCAAAGTGCGTGTCCTTGATCTAGGGGCAAATGTCGATTCACAACCCGAATCGCTCTTTCAATTTGCGGTGATGGGCTCAGTATTAAGCTCAGAAGTGGACAATATTGATCGTCCGCGCGTGGCGTTACTGAATATTGGTTCCGAGGAAATAAAAGGTAACGAACAGGTAAAAAAAGCCGCTGAAATATTAAAAGCGAGTAGCCTTAATTATATTGGCTACGTGGAAGGCGACGCGATTTACCAAGACGTAGCTGACGTCATCGTCTGTGATGGTTTTGTAGGAAACGTTGCGTTAAAAGTAACAGAAGGTGTCGCTAAACTGGTTGGTCATTACACGAAATTAGCGTTTAATCGCAATTGGTTTTCAAAGCTTTCTGGCTTAGCGGCGTTACATGTCTTAAAAGGATTACGTAAACGAATGGATCCCGCACATTACAATGGTGCTAGCTTAGTCGGCTTGAAAAGTACTGTGGTTAAAAGTCATGGTAGTGCAAATGACTTAGCCTTTAAAAATGCAATTAATGAAGCCGTCTTAGAAGTGAAAAAGAATATTCCCGAACGTATTCAAGAACAGGTTATTGGACTATTAAAAGAATCTGATAGTAGCCTATGA
- the rpmF gene encoding 50S ribosomal protein L32 — MAVQKSRKSRSKRGMRRAHDALTSPSLAIDAKSGETHLRHHITKDGYYRGKKVVAAKE; from the coding sequence ATGGCAGTCCAAAAATCACGCAAATCCCGCTCTAAAAGAGGCATGCGACGTGCGCATGACGCTTTAACATCACCTTCCTTGGCGATTGATGCTAAAAGCGGCGAGACACATTTACGTCACCACATCACTAAAGATGGCTATTATCGTGGAAAAAAGGTCGTAGCAGCTAAGGAATAA
- a CDS encoding YfhL family 4Fe-4S dicluster ferredoxin yields the protein MSLLITDDCINCDVCEPECPNEAISQGELIYEINPNQCTECVGHFDAPQCVQVCPVACILVDTKTPESPEQLLKKYNELTTLKAPSTGDA from the coding sequence ATGTCATTACTCATTACTGATGACTGCATTAATTGTGACGTCTGTGAGCCTGAATGTCCGAACGAGGCTATTTCACAAGGTGAGCTCATCTATGAAATCAATCCTAACCAATGCACCGAATGCGTTGGTCATTTTGATGCGCCACAATGCGTCCAAGTCTGCCCGGTGGCTTGTATCCTCGTCGATACCAAAACCCCCGAGTCCCCCGAACAGCTGTTAAAAAAATATAACGAATTAACAACGCTAAAAGCCCCATCGACGGGTGACGCGTAG
- the coaD gene encoding pantetheine-phosphate adenylyltransferase, which yields MNKTVIYPGTFDPLTNGHFDLAQRASRLFERVIVAVAKNPSKTPLFDLNKRIELAQEALKGLANVEVTGFEGLLIDCARQHHAHVILRGLRAVSDFEYEFQLASMNRNMMPELETLFLTPAEQHSFISANLVREISKLGGDVTQFVPAIVAQALKERTKVKL from the coding sequence ATGAATAAGACCGTTATTTATCCCGGTACCTTTGATCCCCTCACTAACGGGCACTTTGATCTGGCGCAACGCGCATCGCGTTTATTTGAGCGGGTGATTGTTGCGGTGGCTAAAAACCCGAGTAAGACCCCTTTATTTGATCTGAATAAACGCATCGAATTAGCACAGGAGGCCTTGAAAGGCTTGGCCAATGTTGAAGTCACTGGTTTTGAAGGCTTATTGATTGACTGTGCACGACAACACCATGCACATGTTATTCTACGAGGGTTACGCGCTGTTTCGGATTTTGAATATGAGTTTCAATTAGCTAGCATGAACCGTAATATGATGCCCGAGCTAGAAACCTTGTTTTTAACGCCGGCGGAGCAACACTCCTTTATCTCAGCGAACCTGGTCCGAGAAATTTCCAAACTAGGGGGCGATGTGACACAGTTTGTACCCGCTATCGTTGCACAAGCCTTAAAAGAACGCACCAAAGTTAAACTATAA
- the ubiA gene encoding 4-hydroxybenzoate octaprenyltransferase has product MKQLTRLRPYAHLLRLHQPIGGFLLLGPTLWALCLAGEGHPSLKLIFLFTLGTFLTRGLGCVASDIADRNFDGLVARTKKRPLVTGEVGLKGALGLLAGTCFLALCVVLQLNALTIKLSIIGLGLALIYPYAKRFTYWPQMVLGLAFSWGVPMAFAAQMNQVPPMAWLLFMTAVLWPLAYDTMYAMVDREDDRHIGVKSTALLLGRHDRLFIAAIQTSFMALLILLGFLLKLQASYYLFLSLAASLFVYQHYLIKDRNPERCFRAFLNNSWVGALLLLGFVLGTHPL; this is encoded by the coding sequence ATGAAGCAGCTAACCCGTTTACGACCCTACGCACATTTACTACGACTACATCAGCCCATCGGTGGTTTTTTACTGCTAGGGCCTACGTTATGGGCCTTATGTTTAGCAGGCGAAGGGCATCCTTCTTTAAAGCTGATTTTTTTATTTACGCTAGGGACTTTTTTGACACGTGGGTTAGGTTGTGTGGCTAGCGATATTGCCGATAGAAACTTCGATGGCTTGGTGGCACGGACTAAAAAGAGACCGCTAGTGACTGGCGAAGTAGGGCTTAAAGGAGCACTCGGCTTATTAGCAGGCACCTGTTTTTTGGCACTTTGTGTGGTACTGCAACTGAATGCACTCACCATCAAGCTTTCTATTATCGGCCTTGGGTTGGCATTGATTTATCCTTATGCAAAACGTTTTACGTATTGGCCACAAATGGTATTAGGTTTGGCTTTTTCATGGGGAGTCCCTATGGCATTTGCCGCGCAAATGAATCAAGTTCCACCTATGGCGTGGTTGCTCTTTATGACGGCCGTTTTATGGCCATTAGCCTATGATACGATGTATGCCATGGTGGACAGGGAAGATGATAGACATATAGGCGTTAAATCAACGGCACTGTTATTGGGCCGGCATGATCGTCTATTTATTGCAGCCATACAGACTAGTTTTATGGCCTTGTTGATTTTATTAGGGTTTTTACTCAAACTGCAGGCGAGTTATTATTTGTTTTTAAGCCTAGCGGCGAGTTTGTTTGTTTATCAACATTACTTGATCAAGGATAGAAACCCTGAACGTTGTTTTAGAGCCTTCCTTAATAATAGTTGGGTAGGCGCCTTACTGCTGTTAGGATTTGTTTTAGGAACGCACCCCCTATGA
- a CDS encoding outer membrane beta-barrel protein has protein sequence MCKKFWLKSLFVFFSALPALANATIPGFYILGQIGSGNTHAEASDAAALSIDSKVVFTGRIAGGYQFNQNLALEIGYTRFSDIDFSGVGGVSGQNISLSENALDFMAKPLLPLSNNFNIYAKMGLAYVKADGSGIVNGISYLGYSDGWDPAFGLGLSYDITPNVLIDLAWTRFQSVGGSNSTPSADFYSVGVAYYFG, from the coding sequence ATGTGTAAAAAATTTTGGCTAAAGAGCTTATTTGTTTTTTTTAGTGCCCTTCCGGCGTTAGCGAATGCCACTATCCCTGGATTTTATATTTTAGGTCAAATCGGCTCGGGTAATACGCATGCGGAAGCGTCCGATGCAGCGGCACTTTCTATTGATAGTAAAGTCGTATTTACTGGCCGTATTGCGGGTGGTTATCAATTCAACCAAAATTTAGCGTTGGAAATTGGTTATACGCGCTTTTCGGATATAGATTTTTCAGGTGTAGGTGGTGTTTCTGGTCAAAATATCTCGTTAAGTGAGAACGCGCTTGATTTTATGGCAAAACCGCTATTGCCACTTTCTAATAATTTTAATATTTATGCAAAAATGGGTTTAGCGTACGTTAAAGCAGATGGCTCTGGTATCGTGAATGGGATATCGTATTTAGGTTATTCAGATGGCTGGGATCCTGCTTTTGGTTTAGGTCTCAGTTATGACATTACACCCAATGTATTAATTGATTTAGCATGGACACGCTTCCAAAGTGTAGGTGGAAGTAATTCTACCCCTAGCGCTGATTTTTATTCTGTGGGCGTGGCTTATTATTTTGGTTAG
- a CDS encoding outer membrane beta-barrel protein: MLKKISTAALLIGICITQSARAEMDGFYAGAQLGYGNTHINTSNLVTINNGVSSVALPDLNNWAAAYRLSFGYQLNKNLAVEVGYRRFSNSEITATGGTNYLATASAQERAFDLTGKAILPLTKELSAYGKLGVAYVKANSQGYATTNGSYTSTSHSYTNTLEPTIGLGISYALKPNVPVEFSWNRIQKIGGGNHAPSSDFYALGVSYYFG, translated from the coding sequence GTGCTAAAAAAAATTTCTACTGCCGCCTTGCTCATAGGTATCTGTATCACACAATCCGCACGGGCAGAAATGGATGGATTTTATGCCGGCGCACAACTGGGATATGGTAATACGCATATTAATACCAGTAATTTGGTAACCATCAACAATGGTGTTTCCTCGGTTGCCTTACCGGATTTAAATAACTGGGCGGCCGCTTATAGGCTTAGTTTTGGCTATCAGCTGAATAAAAATTTAGCCGTTGAAGTCGGTTACCGTCGTTTTAGCAACAGCGAAATCACCGCAACGGGTGGTACAAATTATCTTGCCACGGCATCCGCTCAAGAAAGAGCATTTGATTTAACCGGGAAAGCGATATTGCCACTGACCAAGGAACTGAGTGCGTACGGAAAACTAGGTGTTGCTTATGTCAAAGCTAATTCTCAAGGTTATGCAACTACGAATGGATCATATACTTCCACTAGCCATAGTTACACGAATACATTAGAACCTACCATTGGTTTAGGTATCAGTTATGCATTAAAACCTAATGTACCAGTTGAATTTTCCTGGAATCGTATTCAAAAAATAGGTGGTGGCAATCACGCGCCTAGCAGTGACTTTTATGCACTGGGTGTTTCTTATTATTTTGGCTAA
- a CDS encoding porin family protein yields the protein MFKKIITISLFSVSALALVNANAATVSDTAQNAKKNNKPAQVAPAKRKAKPVVVEAKDSNGQFQTISVQRASQVPAGVYVTGQIGYADTGLKSNVQQRMLDNNGIAGRVALGYKITPNVAMEVGFLQLQDGKTKLDAATVSSNQYALDIAGKGILPVTHNVNVYGKAGVAYLTTRLQTNDGNNSFNTNDALGIAKHKWAPEVAVGMSYDVTQNINVDTSFTHIHPVGNNRPGNINFLAVGVGYTFG from the coding sequence ATGTTTAAGAAAATCATCACTATTAGTCTATTCAGTGTTTCCGCTTTAGCGCTCGTAAACGCTAACGCTGCAACTGTTTCAGATACCGCTCAAAACGCGAAAAAGAACAACAAGCCTGCTCAAGTAGCACCTGCAAAGCGCAAAGCTAAGCCTGTTGTTGTAGAAGCGAAAGACAGCAACGGTCAGTTTCAAACCATTTCTGTACAACGTGCTAGCCAAGTTCCTGCCGGCGTGTATGTAACAGGTCAAATTGGTTACGCTGATACCGGCTTAAAATCTAACGTACAGCAAAGAATGCTTGATAATAATGGTATTGCCGGTCGTGTAGCGCTGGGTTATAAAATCACCCCAAACGTTGCCATGGAAGTTGGTTTTTTGCAATTACAAGATGGCAAAACCAAGCTTGACGCAGCAACTGTTTCTAGTAACCAATATGCGCTTGATATTGCTGGAAAAGGCATATTACCTGTAACGCATAATGTTAATGTTTATGGTAAAGCCGGTGTTGCTTACTTAACAACCCGTTTACAAACAAATGATGGTAATAACTCCTTTAATACTAACGATGCCCTAGGTATTGCCAAACACAAATGGGCGCCTGAAGTGGCTGTAGGTATGAGCTATGACGTTACACAAAATATTAACGTTGATACTTCCTTCACCCACATCCACCCAGTAGGAAACAATCGTCCGGGTAACATTAACTTTCTAGCTGTCGGTGTAGGATACACTTTTGGTTAG